Proteins encoded in a region of the Blastococcus sp. Marseille-P5729 genome:
- a CDS encoding protein kinase yields the protein MHPAPLPDTAGPPGTIADFTVLGPLGRSGSFVLATPPARLVDAGPQVVLKVYPADAATDEHHAFDRVAAALRAIAAVRSSFLVRLLEVGRNDGLIYYAMEHLPGGSLAAPASQLTFAEVLRAVSCAARGAHDLHEQGIAHRNIHPAGVILHAEGARLSDPGLATYLNPGMTLTGRLGTPHVAFMSPELLRGQEPTRASDLYSLGATLHYAASGQTLHPHVDATDPSAGLSSIMSSAPTIDPGLPAPIAQIVQQCIDPAHQDRPKTAGDLADRLDALWKR from the coding sequence ATGCATCCCGCCCCACTACCGGACACTGCCGGCCCGCCCGGGACGATCGCCGACTTCACGGTGCTGGGCCCGCTGGGCCGCAGCGGATCCTTCGTGCTGGCGACACCGCCTGCGCGCCTGGTGGACGCCGGCCCGCAGGTCGTGCTGAAGGTGTACCCGGCGGACGCCGCCACCGACGAGCACCACGCCTTCGACCGGGTGGCGGCCGCATTGCGGGCAATCGCCGCGGTGCGCTCCAGCTTCCTGGTCCGGCTGCTGGAGGTCGGTCGCAACGACGGGCTGATCTACTACGCCATGGAACATCTGCCCGGGGGTAGTCTGGCCGCACCCGCGAGCCAGTTGACCTTCGCCGAGGTGCTGCGCGCAGTGTCCTGCGCGGCGCGCGGTGCGCACGACCTGCACGAGCAGGGCATCGCGCACCGCAACATCCACCCGGCAGGGGTGATCCTGCACGCGGAGGGCGCCCGCCTGTCCGACCCCGGTCTGGCGACATACCTCAACCCGGGAATGACGCTGACCGGGCGGCTGGGTACGCCGCACGTTGCGTTCATGTCCCCCGAGCTGCTGCGCGGTCAGGAGCCGACCCGGGCCAGCGACCTGTACTCGCTCGGCGCGACTTTGCACTACGCGGCGTCCGGGCAGACCCTGCACCCGCACGTCGACGCCACCGATCCGAGCGCGGGGCTCTCCTCGATCATGTCGAGCGCACCTACGATAGACCCCGGCCTTCCGGCGCCGATCGCCCAGATCGTGCAGCAGTGCATCGATCCGGCGCATCAGGACCGCCCCAAGACCGCCGGCGATCTGGCTGATCGCCTCGATGCACTCTGGAAGCGATGA
- a CDS encoding FHA domain-containing protein — MTLRYEVTPGEGMVARYGDSIVWVGAPVASEAWEALGAVLELGPGEDPDGADTASRLASLQRVLDEHPRTVFAALVVDGDQAQGILRGPVTVRNATDIAPATGHDQFGVTVPFPMSEAVFVGFHQPGSNPPASAGLLDLDAGVVPGAGAWVHPVPSGRRHADGEHASSAAQPLPPATGTDQQPPEPPESAGSSGSSGSPTGWPEPGLGAAPPPGVTVSSPGFADAAVDAPPTEQRPAPPATGEHQAQPQDLPPVDSSGTWATPAAGAAAPTAPAPTAGGAAAFTPAADHQRTDLRDVSAPVKADPLPPIGGPDIPDRSSTTTPSSGIIVFDDGSTFSLDRDYVIGRRPEKDARVQSGAAEALTVVDPDSVLSSAHALVSRRGEQVLLRDLGSLNGTHVAPPGAGDWTKLDQHQEVAIVPGTRLLFGWTIATFAGPDAND; from the coding sequence ATGACGCTGCGATACGAAGTGACGCCCGGCGAGGGAATGGTCGCCCGGTACGGCGACAGCATCGTGTGGGTGGGCGCCCCAGTGGCGTCCGAGGCGTGGGAGGCGCTCGGCGCGGTCCTCGAGCTCGGCCCGGGCGAGGATCCCGACGGCGCGGACACCGCGAGCCGGCTGGCGTCCCTGCAACGCGTCCTCGACGAGCATCCCCGCACCGTGTTCGCTGCACTCGTGGTGGACGGCGACCAGGCGCAGGGCATCCTCCGTGGCCCGGTCACCGTGCGGAATGCGACCGACATCGCCCCGGCGACCGGGCATGACCAGTTCGGGGTCACGGTGCCCTTCCCGATGTCCGAGGCGGTGTTCGTCGGCTTTCACCAACCCGGCAGCAACCCGCCCGCCAGCGCAGGGCTGCTCGACCTCGATGCGGGCGTCGTCCCGGGCGCGGGAGCCTGGGTGCACCCGGTCCCCTCGGGGCGCCGGCATGCCGACGGCGAGCACGCATCATCCGCAGCCCAGCCGCTGCCCCCCGCGACCGGAACCGACCAGCAGCCGCCGGAGCCACCCGAGTCGGCCGGCTCGTCCGGCTCGTCCGGCTCGCCCACCGGCTGGCCGGAGCCGGGTCTCGGCGCCGCACCGCCGCCTGGCGTCACCGTCTCGAGCCCAGGATTCGCCGACGCCGCGGTCGACGCTCCACCCACCGAGCAACGGCCGGCGCCGCCGGCTACCGGCGAGCACCAGGCGCAGCCCCAGGACCTCCCGCCGGTCGACTCCTCGGGCACCTGGGCGACACCCGCCGCCGGGGCGGCCGCGCCAACGGCGCCCGCACCCACCGCCGGCGGCGCCGCTGCGTTCACGCCGGCCGCCGACCACCAACGCACCGATCTGCGTGATGTCTCCGCTCCGGTGAAGGCCGACCCGCTTCCCCCGATCGGCGGACCGGACATCCCGGACCGGTCGTCGACGACCACGCCCAGCAGCGGAATCATCGTGTTCGACGACGGCAGCACCTTCTCCCTCGATCGTGACTACGTGATCGGTCGGCGTCCGGAGAAGGACGCCCGGGTGCAGTCCGGCGCCGCGGAGGCGCTCACCGTCGTCGATCCGGACTCGGTGCTGTCAAGCGCACACGCCCTGGTCTCACGCCGCGGGGAGCAGGTCCTGCTGCGTGATCTCGGATCGCTCAACGGAACACACGTCGCGCCTCCCGGAGCAGGCGACTGGACCAAGCTCGACCAGCATCAGGAGGTCGCGATCGTGCCCGGGACCCGTCTGCTGTTCGGCTGGACGATCGCCACCTTCGCCGGACCCGACGCCAACGACTGA
- a CDS encoding alpha-1,4-glucan--maltose-1-phosphate maltosyltransferase, translating into MDAARIEKALSADRIGITDISPVVDDGRFPARCIDGQVVTFWATVFREGHDAVGATAVLSKDGQDVASARMRPVGIGTDRWSTDLSIDGEGEWEFRIEAWGDPWATVHHAITAKREAGQGADELANDLALCATILERAAADLEGTQAAVLRDAALRVADASLPIDDRLAAVLGERVGTLMHESPLRELVTASPRYRIWADRARAAVGAWYELFPRSTGGWDEHGRPVHGTFTTAAAALDRVAAMGFDVVYLPPIHPVGEINRKGPNNTLTPGPDDCGSPWAVGSKDGGHDAVHPDLGTIDDFDAFVDRAGELGLEIALDLALQCAPDHPWVAEHPEWFTTLADGTIAYAENPPKKYQDIYPLNFDNDPVGLYKEVYRVVRFWVEHGVHVFRVDNPHTKPINFWNWLIWEIKRDYPDVVFLAEAFTRPAMMKGLGMRGFSQSYTYFTWRTEKWELEEFGRDLVDSAAYLNPNMFVNTPDILHATLQYGGPDMFKIRAVLASMMSGSWGVYSGYELFEHVAVKAGSEEYLDSEKYQLRPRDWQRARDEGRSLEPFLTQLNEIRRAHPAVSSSIANLQFHHSDNDAIIVFSRRDARTGDTVLVACSLDSHHTQQTTVRLNMPALGLGWNDRFTVIDELTGAEYEWGEANFVELGPAGEPAHIFQVRQ; encoded by the coding sequence ATGGACGCTGCACGGATCGAGAAGGCGCTCTCCGCGGACCGGATCGGCATCACCGACATCTCCCCCGTCGTCGACGACGGCCGCTTCCCCGCCAGGTGCATCGACGGCCAGGTGGTGACCTTCTGGGCCACTGTCTTCCGCGAGGGACACGACGCCGTCGGCGCTACCGCGGTGCTGAGCAAGGACGGGCAGGACGTCGCCAGCGCCCGCATGCGGCCCGTCGGGATCGGCACCGACCGCTGGAGCACCGACCTGTCGATCGACGGCGAAGGTGAGTGGGAGTTCCGGATCGAGGCGTGGGGCGATCCGTGGGCCACGGTCCACCACGCGATCACCGCCAAGCGCGAGGCCGGCCAGGGTGCCGACGAGCTCGCCAACGACCTGGCGCTCTGCGCGACCATCCTCGAGCGCGCTGCTGCTGACCTCGAGGGCACGCAGGCCGCTGTGCTCCGGGACGCCGCGCTGCGGGTGGCCGATGCCTCGCTTCCGATCGACGACCGGCTGGCCGCTGTGCTCGGTGAGCGCGTCGGGACCCTGATGCACGAGAGCCCGCTGCGCGAGCTGGTCACCGCCAGCCCGCGCTACCGGATCTGGGCGGACCGCGCCCGGGCCGCGGTCGGTGCCTGGTACGAGCTGTTTCCGCGGTCCACCGGCGGCTGGGACGAGCACGGCCGGCCCGTCCACGGAACCTTCACCACCGCGGCGGCTGCCCTCGACCGCGTTGCTGCGATGGGCTTCGACGTGGTCTACCTGCCGCCGATCCATCCCGTGGGCGAGATCAACCGCAAGGGCCCGAACAACACCTTGACTCCCGGGCCGGACGACTGCGGCTCACCGTGGGCGGTGGGCTCGAAGGACGGCGGGCACGACGCCGTCCACCCCGATCTGGGCACCATCGACGACTTCGACGCCTTCGTGGACCGGGCCGGCGAGCTGGGCCTGGAGATAGCGCTCGATCTGGCGTTGCAGTGCGCCCCGGACCACCCATGGGTGGCCGAGCATCCCGAGTGGTTCACGACCCTGGCCGACGGCACGATCGCGTACGCCGAGAACCCGCCGAAGAAGTATCAGGACATCTACCCGCTGAACTTCGACAACGACCCTGTGGGGCTCTACAAGGAGGTCTACCGGGTCGTACGCTTCTGGGTCGAGCACGGCGTCCACGTCTTCCGAGTGGACAATCCGCATACCAAGCCGATCAACTTCTGGAACTGGCTGATCTGGGAGATCAAGCGCGACTACCCCGACGTCGTGTTTCTCGCCGAGGCCTTCACCCGCCCAGCGATGATGAAGGGCCTGGGAATGCGCGGGTTCTCGCAGTCCTATACCTACTTCACCTGGCGGACCGAGAAGTGGGAGCTGGAGGAGTTCGGCCGTGATCTGGTCGACTCCGCTGCCTACCTGAACCCGAACATGTTCGTAAATACTCCCGACATCCTGCACGCCACGCTGCAGTACGGCGGACCCGACATGTTCAAGATCCGGGCGGTGCTCGCCTCGATGATGTCGGGATCGTGGGGTGTCTACAGCGGATATGAGCTCTTCGAGCACGTGGCGGTGAAGGCCGGCAGCGAGGAGTACCTCGACAGCGAGAAGTACCAGCTCCGTCCTCGTGACTGGCAGCGAGCCCGCGACGAGGGGCGCAGCCTGGAGCCTTTCCTCACCCAGCTCAACGAGATCCGGCGAGCGCATCCGGCGGTGTCCTCCAGCATCGCGAACCTGCAGTTCCACCACAGCGACAACGACGCGATCATCGTCTTCTCGCGACGCGACGCACGCACCGGTGACACCGTGCTCGTCGCGTGCTCGCTCGACTCGCACCACACCCAGCAGACGACCGTCCGGCTGAACATGCCGGCGCTCGGGCTGGGCTGGAACGACCGGTTCACCGTCATCGACGAGCTGACCGGCGCCGAGTACGAGTGGGGCGAGGCGAACTTCGTCGAGCTCGGACCGGCGGGCGAGCCGGCGCACATCTTCCAGGTTCGCCAGTAG
- a CDS encoding phosphotransferase, giving the protein MRTPPGDHLARWLLRQRWYAGRDKAVPHTALSMVGAPYEHDGLSVALAVVTAGDGPATERYFVPIAHAAGHGLASDPIYTGDAEWFDAFAHPASARVAIELLGRSTSAVQATWLDEAPLDLTGLTAAAGEQSNSSLLTGQHVIKVLRRMQPGPNPEVEVGQALRSSTSVATLCGFSQLADGPTDVLVVHRRIAGADGFTLAVADADRQAVGEVEQHFPGAAYELGITLGAVHSDLVTAFGEESSASYGPELSRRLLRRLDALADLDVLQPYLSSAAAIFGDLARVQRPLTVHRVHGDLHLGQSLFTDDGWRLIDFEGEPRRPLEERRAPESPLRDLAGMLRSFGYAARWSRRPGGSGGWEHAARRMLLEGYRLQRPDAVDEQVLEALELDKALYEVGYENAYRPDRVRIPLSAVAALAGRG; this is encoded by the coding sequence GTGCGCACCCCGCCCGGCGATCACCTCGCGCGCTGGCTGCTTCGCCAGCGCTGGTACGCCGGGCGGGACAAGGCTGTCCCGCACACCGCGCTCTCGATGGTCGGCGCACCGTACGAGCACGACGGTCTCAGCGTCGCGCTGGCCGTCGTGACGGCCGGTGACGGGCCGGCCACCGAGCGCTACTTCGTGCCGATCGCCCATGCTGCTGGACACGGCCTGGCCTCGGATCCCATCTATACCGGGGATGCGGAATGGTTCGACGCTTTCGCCCATCCCGCGTCGGCACGGGTCGCGATCGAGCTCCTCGGACGCTCGACGTCCGCCGTGCAGGCGACCTGGCTCGATGAGGCGCCACTCGACCTGACCGGGTTGACGGCCGCCGCGGGTGAGCAGTCGAACTCTTCGTTGCTGACCGGGCAGCACGTCATCAAGGTGCTGCGGAGGATGCAACCCGGCCCGAATCCAGAGGTGGAGGTCGGCCAGGCGCTGCGCTCGTCGACCAGCGTGGCGACTCTCTGCGGGTTCTCACAACTGGCCGACGGGCCGACCGACGTACTCGTCGTGCACCGGCGCATCGCGGGAGCCGACGGTTTCACCCTCGCTGTCGCGGACGCCGACCGGCAGGCGGTCGGAGAGGTCGAGCAGCACTTTCCCGGGGCGGCGTACGAGCTGGGGATCACGCTGGGCGCGGTGCACTCCGACCTGGTGACCGCCTTCGGCGAGGAGAGCAGCGCATCCTACGGGCCGGAGCTCTCCAGGCGGCTGCTGCGCCGGCTCGACGCGCTCGCGGACCTCGACGTCCTCCAGCCCTACCTGTCCTCCGCAGCCGCCATCTTCGGGGATCTGGCCCGGGTACAAAGACCGCTGACGGTGCATCGAGTGCATGGGGATCTGCACCTGGGGCAGAGCCTGTTCACCGACGACGGCTGGCGGCTGATCGACTTCGAGGGCGAGCCGCGCCGTCCCCTCGAGGAGCGGCGCGCGCCCGAGAGTCCGTTGCGGGATCTCGCCGGCATGCTGCGATCGTTCGGCTACGCCGCGCGCTGGAGCCGCCGCCCAGGCGGATCGGGCGGGTGGGAGCACGCCGCGCGGAGGATGCTTCTGGAAGGCTATCGGCTGCAGCGGCCGGACGCCGTCGACGAGCAGGTCCTCGAGGCGCTTGAGCTCGACAAGGCGCTCTACGAGGTCGGGTATGAGAACGCCTACCGCCCGGACCGGGTACGCATCCCGCTCAGTGCCGTGGCGGCGCTGGCCGGCCGCGGGTGA
- the glgB gene encoding 1,4-alpha-glucan branching protein GlgB, with amino-acid sequence MTYATPAPTVDAEDVSRLLARSHHSPHSFLGAHPFDDDHTIVRVYRPGAGTVEAVIGDDRIGMTRLVDEGVFAVVVRGPVPDYRLAVHYGERELLVDDPYRWLPTLGELDCHLISEGRHEQLWEVLGAHVRRYETASGEVEGVSFAVWAPNARGVAVEGDFDYWGGRQYPMRSLGSTGVWELFIPGLAAGALYKFVVTGASGEVLEKADPLAFATEVPPSWAAKVVESTHEWGDEQWLKRRAETAWHAAPVSVYEMHLGSWRKGLGYRELADELIEYLDGTGFTHVEMMPVAEHPFGGSWGYQVSSYYAPSARFGSPDDLKYLIDRLHQAGYGVLIDWVPAHFPKDGWALARFDGTPLYEHADPTRGEHPDWGTFVFDFGRREVRNFLVANALFWAEEYHVDGLRVDAVASMLYLDYSRPDGQWRPNQYGGRENLDAVAFLQEFNATIYKRAPGIITVAEESTAWPGVTRPVHLGGLGFGFKWNMGWMNDTLRYIEKDPVHREYHHNELTFSLVYAYSENYILPISHDEVVHGKGSLLAKMPGDRWQQLANLRAYLAYMWAHPGKNLLFMGCEFGQDAEWAEGRSLDWWLLEDPRHAGVLLLVSDLNRVYRQSPALWERDNDPAGFGWIDANDSGNNVLSFLRFDGSERPLACVVNFAGTPHHDYRIGLPHAGLWREVLNTDAERYGGSGVGNLGAIDAVEEPWHGRPASASIAIPPLGAVWFEPA; translated from the coding sequence ATGACGTACGCGACCCCGGCTCCCACCGTCGACGCCGAGGACGTGTCGCGGCTCCTCGCGCGCAGCCACCACTCGCCGCACTCCTTCCTCGGCGCGCACCCGTTCGACGACGATCACACGATCGTGCGCGTCTACCGGCCCGGCGCCGGCACGGTCGAGGCGGTGATCGGCGACGACCGGATCGGGATGACCCGGCTCGTCGACGAGGGCGTGTTCGCCGTCGTCGTCCGCGGCCCGGTGCCCGACTACCGGCTCGCGGTTCACTACGGAGAGCGCGAGCTGCTCGTGGACGATCCCTACCGGTGGTTGCCCACCCTCGGCGAGCTCGACTGTCACCTGATCAGCGAGGGTCGCCACGAGCAGCTGTGGGAGGTGCTCGGCGCACACGTGCGCCGGTACGAGACCGCCTCCGGCGAGGTCGAGGGCGTGTCGTTCGCGGTGTGGGCGCCGAACGCCCGCGGCGTCGCGGTCGAGGGCGACTTCGACTACTGGGGCGGGCGACAGTACCCCATGCGCTCTTTGGGCAGCACCGGCGTGTGGGAGCTGTTCATCCCCGGGCTCGCAGCGGGCGCGCTCTACAAGTTCGTCGTGACCGGGGCCTCGGGCGAGGTGCTGGAGAAGGCCGACCCGCTCGCGTTCGCCACGGAGGTTCCGCCGTCCTGGGCGGCAAAGGTCGTCGAGTCCACCCATGAGTGGGGTGACGAGCAGTGGCTGAAGCGCCGCGCCGAGACCGCCTGGCACGCCGCACCGGTGAGCGTCTACGAGATGCACCTGGGCTCCTGGCGCAAGGGGCTGGGCTACCGCGAGCTGGCCGACGAGCTGATCGAGTACCTTGACGGTACCGGCTTCACACACGTGGAGATGATGCCGGTCGCCGAGCACCCCTTCGGCGGCAGCTGGGGCTACCAGGTGAGCTCCTACTACGCGCCGTCCGCCCGCTTCGGCTCCCCCGACGACCTGAAGTACCTGATCGACCGGCTGCACCAGGCCGGCTACGGCGTGCTGATCGACTGGGTGCCGGCGCACTTCCCGAAGGATGGCTGGGCGCTGGCCCGCTTCGACGGCACTCCCCTCTATGAGCACGCCGACCCGACCCGCGGTGAGCACCCGGACTGGGGCACCTTTGTCTTCGACTTCGGTCGCCGCGAGGTGCGCAACTTCCTGGTCGCGAACGCGCTGTTCTGGGCCGAGGAGTACCACGTCGACGGGCTGCGCGTGGACGCCGTGGCCTCCATGCTGTACCTCGACTACTCGCGCCCCGACGGCCAGTGGCGGCCCAACCAGTACGGCGGCCGGGAGAACCTCGACGCCGTCGCCTTCCTGCAGGAGTTCAACGCCACCATCTACAAGCGCGCCCCCGGCATCATCACGGTTGCCGAGGAGTCGACCGCGTGGCCGGGGGTCACCCGCCCCGTGCACCTCGGCGGGCTCGGGTTCGGGTTCAAGTGGAACATGGGCTGGATGAACGACACGCTGCGGTACATCGAGAAGGATCCGGTGCATCGCGAGTACCACCACAACGAGCTGACCTTCTCGTTGGTGTACGCCTACAGCGAGAATTACATCCTGCCGATCAGTCATGACGAGGTCGTGCACGGCAAGGGCTCGCTGCTGGCCAAGATGCCCGGTGACCGCTGGCAGCAACTGGCAAACCTGCGCGCCTATCTCGCGTACATGTGGGCCCACCCGGGTAAGAACCTGCTGTTCATGGGCTGCGAGTTCGGCCAGGACGCCGAGTGGGCGGAGGGCCGGAGCCTGGACTGGTGGCTGCTGGAGGACCCGCGGCACGCCGGCGTCCTGCTGCTGGTGAGCGATCTGAACCGCGTCTACCGCCAGAGCCCCGCTCTCTGGGAGCGAGACAACGACCCGGCGGGATTCGGCTGGATCGATGCCAACGACTCCGGGAACAACGTGCTGTCGTTCCTGCGCTTCGACGGCTCAGAGCGACCGCTGGCCTGCGTGGTGAACTTCGCGGGCACGCCGCACCACGACTACCGGATCGGTCTGCCGCACGCCGGTTTGTGGCGCGAGGTGCTCAACACCGACGCGGAGCGGTACGGCGGGTCGGGCGTGGGCAACCTCGGCGCGATCGACGCGGTGGAGGAACCGTGGCACGGGCGACCCGCGTCAGCCTCGATAGCCATCCCGCCCCTGGGCGCGGTGTGGTTCGAGCCTGCGTGA
- a CDS encoding neutral zinc metallopeptidase gives MKPRLRHRAGGLLALLLAVLVIAGCTRTVSGVATLAEGGVKKDAPPSDLKIENGDGSEIDQLVANSMDDVMTYWEDVFEESFDKEMEPLQGGLWAYEPGHDGALPCVPANQVEIVENNAFYCPTEDAIAYDRAFIGQLADEFGEFIVPLVFAHEFGHAIQDRVGDPGSKTISWEGQADCYAGVFTKEATEGTAHFQATREDLDSVLTGYLMLRSQPGGSPDDPNAHGSAFDRVAAFQEGFNDGPGHCYTAFDDDRVYTQIPYLTANDKANEGNLPYDQTLQTIPTEMNTVAETVVDGSWEQVDASGFEGSSAKCDGDPQDELVFYCADDQTVYYAEKDLISKAYDKFGDFAAMTLIAMGYADAMLDAEGAKTDGKEAFEAQLCLVGAYAGGAFEASATGEQSPLGGLQLSAGDLDEAVMVLIALGEDDEILATHGLDAFDRIDLFREAFEAGRDDPLGAAQSCL, from the coding sequence GTGAAGCCACGACTTCGACACCGCGCTGGTGGACTGTTGGCCTTGCTGCTGGCCGTCCTCGTCATCGCGGGCTGCACTCGAACCGTTTCCGGCGTCGCGACGCTCGCGGAGGGCGGCGTGAAGAAGGACGCTCCGCCGTCCGACCTGAAGATTGAGAACGGCGACGGCAGCGAGATCGACCAGCTCGTCGCCAACTCGATGGACGACGTCATGACCTATTGGGAAGACGTCTTCGAGGAGTCCTTCGACAAGGAGATGGAGCCGCTGCAGGGCGGGTTGTGGGCGTACGAGCCCGGGCACGACGGGGCCCTCCCGTGCGTGCCTGCCAACCAGGTGGAGATCGTCGAGAACAACGCCTTTTACTGCCCCACTGAGGACGCGATCGCCTATGACCGCGCGTTCATCGGTCAACTGGCCGACGAGTTCGGCGAGTTCATCGTGCCGCTGGTGTTCGCGCACGAGTTCGGTCACGCCATCCAGGACCGCGTGGGCGATCCCGGCTCGAAGACGATCTCGTGGGAGGGGCAGGCCGACTGCTACGCGGGGGTGTTCACCAAGGAGGCCACTGAGGGCACCGCGCACTTCCAGGCCACCCGCGAGGACCTCGACAGCGTGCTCACCGGCTACCTGATGCTGCGTTCCCAGCCGGGCGGCTCCCCCGACGACCCCAACGCGCACGGCTCGGCGTTCGATCGCGTGGCCGCCTTCCAGGAAGGCTTCAACGACGGCCCCGGCCACTGCTACACGGCCTTCGACGACGACCGCGTCTACACGCAGATTCCGTACCTGACCGCCAACGACAAGGCGAACGAGGGCAACCTGCCCTACGACCAGACCCTGCAGACGATCCCGACCGAGATGAACACGGTCGCCGAGACGGTCGTCGACGGCTCGTGGGAGCAGGTCGACGCCTCGGGCTTCGAGGGCAGCTCAGCCAAGTGCGACGGCGATCCGCAGGACGAGCTGGTGTTCTACTGCGCCGACGACCAGACGGTGTACTACGCCGAGAAGGACCTGATCTCAAAGGCTTACGACAAGTTCGGCGACTTCGCCGCGATGACGCTGATCGCCATGGGATACGCCGATGCGATGCTGGACGCCGAGGGCGCCAAGACCGACGGCAAGGAGGCCTTCGAGGCCCAGTTATGCCTGGTTGGGGCTTATGCCGGTGGAGCCTTCGAGGCGAGCGCCACCGGGGAGCAGTCTCCCCTCGGCGGACTGCAGCTGTCGGCCGGCGACCTCGACGAAGCCGTCATGGTGCTCATCGCGCTCGGCGAGGACGACGAGATCCTGGCGACCCACGGACTGGACGCCTTCGACCGCATCGACCTGTTTCGGGAGGCCTTCGAGGCCGGCCGCGACGATCCCCTGGGCGCCGCCCAGAGCTGCCTCTAG
- a CDS encoding co-chaperone YbbN, whose amino-acid sequence MTRPRPNPQQAQQAALSAALSGAVDLSGLKARADAARAQAGQQSSLGGAGHQAVPDAGQTPPAPGQPETPGTQQPPAPSAQGQYVVDVTEANLQQVLEQSMQVPVILEFWLANADQSQQYGETFIRLAGEGEGSWLLGRVEAESQMRVAQAMRIQGVPAVRAVFQGQMIAEFDGLQPEGRLREFLKAVVEGTGGTLPEGAGPAEDPRVEQAEEALAAGELDRAEELYRSLLADQPAHPLAKDAITQIQLMKRLNAEGGDDASEVVAQADAAPGDVELACKAADLQVAAGQYEDAFGRLLSIVRDGDKEAKETARQRLIELFAIVGNAEPAVATARRNLASALF is encoded by the coding sequence GTGACCAGGCCCCGCCCCAACCCCCAGCAAGCACAGCAGGCCGCGTTGTCGGCCGCGTTGTCCGGCGCCGTCGATCTCAGCGGCCTGAAGGCCCGCGCGGACGCCGCTCGTGCCCAGGCCGGGCAGCAGTCGTCCCTCGGGGGCGCCGGGCACCAAGCCGTGCCCGATGCCGGGCAGACGCCACCCGCGCCGGGACAGCCTGAGACCCCTGGCACGCAGCAGCCGCCCGCGCCGTCCGCTCAGGGCCAGTACGTGGTCGACGTCACCGAGGCCAACCTGCAGCAGGTGCTCGAGCAGTCGATGCAGGTGCCGGTGATCCTGGAGTTCTGGCTGGCGAACGCCGATCAGTCCCAGCAGTACGGCGAGACCTTCATCCGCCTGGCCGGTGAGGGAGAGGGTAGCTGGCTGCTCGGCCGGGTCGAGGCCGAGTCGCAGATGCGCGTGGCGCAGGCGATGCGGATCCAGGGCGTGCCTGCTGTACGCGCGGTCTTTCAGGGCCAGATGATCGCCGAGTTCGACGGGCTGCAGCCCGAGGGCCGGCTGCGTGAGTTCCTCAAGGCCGTCGTCGAAGGGACCGGCGGAACGCTGCCCGAGGGTGCTGGGCCGGCAGAGGACCCGCGGGTCGAGCAGGCCGAGGAAGCACTGGCGGCAGGCGAGCTGGACCGTGCAGAGGAGCTGTACCGGTCGCTGCTGGCCGATCAGCCCGCACACCCACTGGCCAAGGACGCCATCACCCAGATCCAGCTCATGAAACGCCTGAACGCCGAGGGCGGGGACGACGCCTCCGAGGTCGTCGCGCAGGCCGACGCCGCTCCCGGCGATGTCGAGCTGGCCTGCAAGGCCGCCGACCTGCAAGTGGCCGCCGGGCAGTACGAGGATGCCTTCGGCCGGCTGCTGAGCATCGTGCGGGACGGGGACAAGGAGGCGAAGGAGACCGCTCGCCAGCGGCTCATCGAGCTGTTCGCGATCGTCGGCAACGCCGAGCCCGCGGTGGCCACCGCACGCCGCAACCTCGCGTCTGCGCTGTTCTAG
- a CDS encoding maleylpyruvate isomerase family mycothiol-dependent enzyme codes for MTTRLSHDDYLAALDRSASQIAELTARLDPTADVPTCPGWSVRDLIAHLGGVHGWARGIVAGGSPKGPRPEPEGELAEWYADQARQLLDALRATEPDTETWTFSSERTAGFWFRRKAHETEMHRIDLLLTAGGAPAYDEALAADAVTEVLEVMLPRMQGKDPVAVTAPIRFVSGDTGDEWVVRPASEPGVVDYTHSTTDDAGQTDAAAPVEVTVTAPASDLATGLWGRTPYVLWSIDGDRDVLDTLMRSTITP; via the coding sequence ATGACGACCCGCCTGTCGCACGACGACTATCTGGCCGCGCTCGACCGCTCCGCTTCCCAGATCGCAGAGCTGACCGCTCGCCTCGATCCCACGGCCGATGTCCCCACGTGCCCCGGCTGGAGCGTCCGCGACCTGATCGCCCACCTGGGCGGCGTCCACGGCTGGGCGCGCGGCATCGTCGCCGGGGGCAGCCCGAAGGGCCCGCGTCCGGAGCCGGAGGGCGAGCTGGCCGAGTGGTACGCCGACCAGGCGCGGCAGCTCCTCGATGCGCTGCGGGCGACCGAGCCGGACACCGAGACGTGGACCTTCTCGAGCGAGCGCACGGCCGGGTTCTGGTTCCGCAGGAAGGCCCACGAGACCGAGATGCACCGCATCGACCTGCTGCTTACCGCGGGCGGCGCCCCGGCGTACGACGAGGCGCTGGCGGCCGACGCGGTCACCGAGGTGCTGGAGGTGATGCTGCCGCGCATGCAGGGCAAGGATCCGGTCGCAGTCACCGCGCCGATCCGGTTCGTCTCGGGGGACACCGGCGACGAGTGGGTGGTGCGTCCGGCGTCCGAACCGGGTGTCGTCGACTACACGCACTCCACGACCGATGATGCCGGACAGACCGACGCCGCCGCGCCGGTCGAGGTCACCGTCACCGCGCCGGCGAGCGACCTCGCCACCGGCCTCTGGGGACGCACGCCGTACGTGCTCTGGAGCATCGACGGTGACCGGGACGTGCTCGATACACTGATGCGCTCCACGATCACGCCGTAA